One genomic window of Solanum dulcamara chromosome 10, daSolDulc1.2, whole genome shotgun sequence includes the following:
- the LOC129870635 gene encoding scarecrow-like protein 14: MVMDSRNYKGLYDATSAIQLKEEDDDKPFFQDLNLMNNLRVSDALVERNPKPYDLVPSAIDNSHEDYDFSDVVLKYISQMLMEENIEEKACMFQESAALQAAERSFYEVIGEKYPPSPILDLGQDGRCGVDSSSNYYYSCGGEITDGLLCPNWNPDPGDTDSSHTQQFAVDSATSQSSHSSPSSSGTVTDAHVDSPVSSIQIPDIFSDSESIMQFKKGVEEASKFLPTGNSLLLDVRYNVVVKEDNENGKDAVEKVENRWKQNSPDGSRRKKNIHHDVDVMEERSNKQSAVFSESTVRSDLFDKVLLCSGGKNESALRESWQTVSSKNAPENVLPKGSNGKKPRGKKQGGKRDAVDLRTLLTLCAQAVAADDRRTANEFLKQIRQNSSSRGDGMQRLAHYFANGLEARMAGSGTQIYTDLISMPTSAADVLKAYQLFLAACPFRKLSNFFSNKTIMNLAETASTVHIIDFGIMYGFQWPCFIQRLSCRQGGPPKLRITGIDFPNPGFRPAERIEETGRRLADYAESFNVPFEFIAIAQKWETIKVEDLKIQKDEVLAVNCMYRFRNLLDETVVVNSPRDIVLNLIRKINPDVYIQGIVNGAYNAPFFITRFREALFHYSSLFDMLEANIPREIPERLLVEKLIIGREAMNVVACEAAERIERPETYKQWQVRNIRAGFRQLPLNEEILRIAKDRVKAYHHKDFVIDVDGHWLLQGWKGRIMFAASTWKAAF, encoded by the coding sequence ATGGTCATGGATAGTAGAAATTATAAGGGGTTATATGATGCAACATCTGCAATTCAATTAAAGGAAGAGGATGATGATAAGCCGTTTTTTCAAGATCTGAATCTGATGAATAATCTTAGAGTTAGTGATGCTTTAGTTGAACGAAATCCGAAACCCTATGATTTAGTTCCATCAGCTATTGATAACTCTCATGAGGATTATGATTTTAGTGATGTAGTGCTTAAGTACATAAGTCAAATGCTTATGGAAGAGAATATTGAAGAGAAGGCATGTATGTTTCAAGAATCTGCAGCTCTTCAAGCTGCTGAAAGATCGTTTTACGAAGTTATTGGAGAGAAGTACCCTCCGTCCCCTATTCTCGATTTAGGTCAGGATGGACGTTGTGGTGTGGACTctagtagtaattattattatagttgTGGAGGTGAGATTACCGATGGGTTACTATGCCCAAATTGGAATCCTGATCCTGGTGATACTGACTCTTCGCATACTCAACAATTTGCAGTTGATTCTGCAACTTCTCAGTCATCGCACAGTTCACCAAGTAGCTCCGGAACTGTCACTGATGCACATGTGGATTCACCTGTGAGTTCAATTCAGATTCCGGACATATTTAGTGATAGTGAGTCAATCATGCAGTTTAAGAAAGGCGTTGAGGAAGCAAGTAAGTTCCTTCCTACAGGCAATAGTTTGCTCCTTGATGTAAGGTATAATGTAGTGGTGAAGGAGGATAATGAAAACGGAAAAGATGCAGTGGAGAAGGTGGAGAATCGTTGGAAACAGAATTCTCCAGATGGGTCGAGAAGGAAGAAAAACATTCATCATGATGTCGATGTTATGGAAGAGAGAAGTAACAAGCAATCTGCAGTTTTCTCTGAATCAACTGTTCGATCAGATTTGTTTGATAAAGTGTTGCTATGCAGTGGAGGGAAAAATGAATCTGCTCTTCGTGAGTCCTGGCAGACTGTATCAAGTAAAAATGCTCCAGAGAACGTCCTTCCAAAGGGATCTAATGGTAAGAAGCCCCGCGGAAAGAAACAGGGGGGTAAAAGAGACGCAGTAGACTTAAGAACCCTCTTGACACTGTGTGCACAAGCTGTTGCTGCAGATGATCGAAGGACAGCAAATGAGTTTCTGAAGCAGATTAGGCAGAATTCTTCTTCGAGGGGGGATGGGATGCAGAGGCTGGCCCATTATTTTGCCAATGGTCTTGAGGCACGGATGGCTGGTTCTGGTACTCAGATTTATACCGATCTTATTTCTATGCCTACATCCGCAGCTGATGTCTTGAAAGCTTACCAGCTATTTCTTGCTGCCTGCCCATTTAGAAAGCTCTCTAACTTCTTCTCAAATAAGACAATTATGAATTTAGCTGAAACGGCATCAACAGTACATATTATAGATTTTGGTATCATGTACGGCTTCCAGTGGCCTTGCTTCATACAACGTCTCTCTTGTAGACAGGGCGGACCTCCCAAGCTCCGTATAACTGGGATAGACTTTCCGAATCCTGGTTTCCGACCAGCAGAGAGGATTGAGGAAACGGGGAGGAGGTTAGCTGATTATGCTGAGAGTTTCAATGTTCCATTTGAGTTCATAGCTATAGCACAAAAGTGGGAGACAATTAAAGTGGAGGACCTTAAGATCCAGAAGGATGAGGTTCTTGCAGTAAACTGCATGTATCGGTTCAGGAATCTACTTGATGAGACAGTGGTGGTAAATAGTCCACGAGATATTGTATTGAATCTCATCCGAAAGATAAATCCTGATGTTTACATACAGGGGATTGTAAATGGTGCTTATAATGCTCCCTTCTTTATCACACGATTCCGGGAGGCACTTTTTCATTACTCATCATTGTTTGATATGCTTGAAGCTAATATTCCCCGTGAAATTCCTGAGAGATTGCTGGTTGAAAAGTTAATAATTGGCCGGGAGGCAATGAATGTTGTAGCGTGTGAAGCTGCTGAGAGGATTGAGAGACCAGAAACGTATAAACAATGGCAGGTCAGAAATATAAGGGCTGGTTTTAGGCAGCTTCCTTTGAACGAGGAGATCTTGAGGATAGCAAAAGATCGCGTAAAGGCATACCACCACAAGGATTTCGTGATAGATGTAGACGGTCATTGGCTACTGCAGGGATGGAAAGGTCGTATCATGTTTGCAGCTTCAACCTGGAAGGCAGCTTTTTGA